The candidate division WOR-3 bacterium genome has a window encoding:
- a CDS encoding phospholipase, whose protein sequence is MRDGNGAGQLRLAPFLFMPGSVTFLPVTILILLVLVGWLLSTPLFLAPRAIDDEKGSIVYQGRKRSFLLHIPEKVREKKGAPLVLVLHGGGGTPEAVARLTGFSKLADKEGFIVVYPEAVNRHWNDGRDVKRFLSHRENIDDVGFIARLIDTLIRKLEVDSTRVYAVGMSNGGMMCQRLGCELSSKLAAFASVGASLPENLTGQKPVMPISVLMINGTADPIVPFNGGGVGLHAKRGRVVSVPKAIEFWVKANGCDSQPHATTLVKSDTGLAVHKTVYRAGQSGIEVVLITVEGGGHTWPGGKERPRHFGRLTDAVNATEIIGEFFLRHRR, encoded by the coding sequence ATGAGAGATGGAAACGGGGCGGGTCAATTGCGGCTCGCCCCGTTTTTGTTTATGCCCGGGAGTGTAACTTTTCTGCCCGTAACGATTTTAATTTTACTGGTATTGGTGGGGTGGTTGCTCAGTACGCCGCTTTTTTTGGCGCCGCGGGCGATTGATGACGAGAAAGGGTCGATTGTTTACCAGGGGAGGAAGCGTAGTTTTCTCCTGCACATCCCGGAAAAGGTGCGTGAAAAAAAGGGGGCACCGCTGGTGCTGGTGCTGCACGGTGGTGGTGGAACCCCAGAGGCGGTTGCCAGACTTACCGGGTTTAGCAAACTTGCCGATAAGGAGGGGTTCATTGTTGTTTATCCGGAAGCGGTGAACCGGCACTGGAATGATGGCCGGGATGTAAAGCGGTTTCTTTCGCACCGGGAGAATATTGACGATGTTGGTTTTATCGCCCGGCTGATTGATACCCTGATCAGAAAACTGGAAGTTGATTCAACCCGAGTGTACGCCGTTGGGATGTCTAACGGCGGGATGATGTGTCAGCGTTTAGGTTGCGAGCTTTCGTCAAAACTGGCAGCGTTTGCGTCGGTGGGCGCATCCTTGCCGGAAAATCTCACCGGTCAAAAGCCGGTGATGCCGATTTCGGTCTTGATGATAAATGGTACGGCGGACCCGATTGTGCCTTTTAACGGCGGTGGTGTTGGGCTGCACGCGAAACGGGGCAGGGTGGTTTCGGTGCCCAAGGCGATTGAGTTCTGGGTAAAGGCGAACGGGTGTGACAGCCAGCCGCACGCGACCACGCTGGTCAAGAGTGATACCGGTTTAGCGGTCCACAAGACGGTTTACAGGGCAGGGCAAAGCGGCATTGAGGTGGTACTTATAACGGTTGAAGGTGGTGGCCACACCTGGCCCGGAGGCAAGGAAAGACCGAGACATTTTGGTCGCCTGACCGACGCGGTTAACGCCACCGAAATCATCGGGGAATTTTTTTTAAGGCACCGGCGTTAG